Proteins from one Streptomyces sp. 840.1 genomic window:
- a CDS encoding TetR/AcrR family transcriptional regulator, with translation MFSERVQSRVAQREATRLRVLSSAERLFREQGFGSSTIRQIATDAGVSTGTVMSVGDKDALLVAIFDTWIAAVHHGREAEQGRGGVTPLSPGAAAEAVLDLVEPFISYFALDLELSREYAAVIVRGTHESEIFQTLAGALIAELEALLSRTSLTATGAAGGARTLYFAYLGILMTVGYGALDQRGAVAQFREVIHFVVDREGTQR, from the coding sequence ATGTTCAGTGAACGCGTTCAGTCACGCGTGGCGCAGCGGGAGGCGACCCGGCTCAGGGTGTTGTCCTCGGCCGAACGGCTCTTCCGCGAGCAGGGGTTCGGCTCCAGCACCATCCGCCAGATCGCCACCGACGCCGGAGTGAGCACCGGCACCGTCATGTCGGTCGGCGACAAGGACGCGCTGCTCGTCGCCATCTTCGACACCTGGATCGCCGCCGTGCACCACGGCCGGGAGGCCGAGCAGGGGCGTGGCGGGGTGACACCGCTGTCCCCCGGCGCGGCGGCCGAGGCGGTCCTGGATCTCGTCGAACCCTTCATCAGCTACTTCGCACTCGACCTCGAACTGTCCCGGGAATACGCCGCGGTCATCGTCCGGGGCACCCACGAGTCCGAGATCTTCCAGACCCTCGCCGGGGCCCTGATCGCCGAACTCGAAGCCCTCCTGTCCCGCACATCGCTCACCGCGACCGGGGCCGCAGGCGGCGCACGCACCCTCTACTTCGCCTACCTGGGCATCCTCATGACCGTGGGCTACGGCGCTCTCGACCAGCGGGGCGCTGTCGCCCAGTTCCGGGAAGTCATCCATTTCGTCGTCGACCGCGAAGGAACCCAACGATGA
- a CDS encoding DoxX family protein has product MISTPDPWWPTALLALALLSDAIMSVRPPVFIQQCLDGVRFPRDWWWVLVVVKFLAAAGLAAGLRYEGVAVTTNVAVIAYFLCAAYAHYRARFFKRMFWLNCLGMLALSTAVLFLSHLSTL; this is encoded by the coding sequence ATGATCAGCACCCCCGACCCCTGGTGGCCGACCGCACTGCTCGCCCTGGCGCTCCTCTCCGACGCGATCATGTCGGTGCGTCCCCCGGTGTTCATCCAGCAGTGCCTGGACGGAGTCCGCTTCCCGCGCGACTGGTGGTGGGTCCTGGTGGTCGTCAAGTTCCTGGCCGCAGCGGGGCTCGCCGCCGGTCTGCGGTACGAGGGGGTCGCCGTGACGACCAACGTCGCGGTGATCGCCTACTTCCTGTGCGCCGCCTACGCCCACTACCGGGCACGCTTCTTCAAGCGGATGTTCTGGCTGAACTGCCTGGGGATGCTCGCGCTGTCGACAGCCGTCCTGTTCCTGTCCCACCTGTCCACGCTCTGA